In the genome of Haemophilus pittmaniae, one region contains:
- a CDS encoding phage virion morphogenesis protein has protein sequence MIEIEINNAQQIATILERLAAAARDRTPLMRSIAGTMESAVLQNFDAGGRPKWLGLKYRQGTPLVDTENLMNSITSYYDNNIAIVGTNEPYAAIHQFGGKAGRGRKVDIPARPFLVLTPQDEDDILEDVQAYFRSVIK, from the coding sequence ATGATAGAAATTGAAATTAATAATGCGCAACAAATTGCCACAATATTAGAACGGTTAGCGGCAGCCGCACGAGACCGTACGCCACTCATGCGTAGCATTGCCGGCACAATGGAATCAGCGGTGTTGCAAAACTTTGACGCGGGCGGGCGTCCGAAGTGGTTAGGGCTGAAATATCGTCAAGGCACGCCGCTTGTTGATACAGAAAATCTAATGAATAGTATCACCAGCTATTATGATAATAACATCGCCATAGTCGGAACAAATGAGCCTTACGCGGCAATCCATCAATTTGGTGGTAAAGCCGGACGTGGGCGAAAAGTCGATATTCCCGCCCGTCCGTTCTTGGTTTTAACCCCGCAGGACGAGGACGATATTTTAGAGGATGTGCAAGCCTATTTTCGGAGTGTAATTAAATAA
- the cas2 gene encoding CRISPR-associated endonuclease Cas2 produces MSEGVFMRMIVLFDLPVTTKAKMRAANQFRQFLLKDGYQMLQLSIYTRIIKGRDALEKHHKRLVAHLPEEGSIRCLSITEKQFASMEILVGEKKLQEKKVNSNQLLLF; encoded by the coding sequence ATGAGTGAGGGGGTATTTATGCGTATGATCGTTTTATTTGATTTACCGGTTACTACTAAAGCAAAAATGCGGGCTGCAAACCAATTTCGTCAATTTTTACTTAAAGATGGTTATCAAATGTTGCAACTTTCTATTTACACTCGAATTATTAAAGGGCGAGATGCTTTAGAAAAACATCATAAAAGACTCGTTGCACACTTACCTGAAGAAGGCTCTATTCGATGCTTATCTATTACAGAAAAACAATTTGCGAGCATGGAAATTTTAGTGGGAGAGAAAAAACTGCAAGAAAAAAAGGTCAATTCAAATCAATTATTGCTTTTTTAG
- the cas1 gene encoding type II CRISPR-associated endonuclease Cas1: MTWRSLLISKGGKLSLHQQQMLIQQEGNEFTVPLEDIAIVVVESRETVITLPLLSAFGLYGITLLSCDEQFLPCGQWLPFNQYYRQLKTLKLQLETSLPLKKQLWQRIVQQKIRNQAKVLSLCQHQEKSERLLRLANLVKSGDKDNIEAQSAVIYFSGLFGAHFRRKEENNSINIHLNYAYSVMRSAVARSLVLYGWLPQLGLFHHSELNAFNLADDFIEPFRPLVDLLVWDLLEKGLLSQNLSPLSKQQLIKILHHQLCFNQEKVSVLTAIDKAISSLQITLIQKNAALLQLPEIDILQEYQYE; encoded by the coding sequence ATGACATGGAGAAGTCTTCTTATTAGTAAGGGAGGAAAACTCTCTTTGCATCAACAACAAATGTTGATTCAACAAGAAGGAAACGAATTTACCGTTCCTTTAGAAGATATTGCTATTGTTGTTGTGGAAAGCCGAGAAACAGTGATTACCCTTCCATTGCTCTCGGCATTCGGTTTATACGGGATTACTTTATTGAGTTGTGATGAACAATTTTTACCTTGTGGTCAATGGCTCCCTTTTAATCAATATTATCGACAATTAAAAACCCTTAAATTACAACTTGAAACGAGCTTGCCACTGAAAAAACAACTTTGGCAACGCATTGTGCAACAAAAAATTCGTAATCAAGCAAAAGTCTTATCACTCTGTCAGCATCAAGAAAAATCAGAGCGGTTACTACGGCTCGCTAATTTAGTGAAATCAGGCGATAAAGATAATATTGAGGCACAAAGTGCGGTCATTTATTTCTCTGGATTATTCGGCGCTCATTTCAGACGAAAAGAAGAAAACAATTCGATTAATATACATCTGAACTATGCTTATTCCGTTATGCGTTCAGCTGTGGCAAGAAGCCTTGTTCTTTATGGTTGGCTACCTCAATTAGGTTTATTTCATCATAGCGAACTCAATGCCTTTAATTTAGCGGATGATTTTATTGAACCGTTTCGCCCTCTTGTTGATTTGCTGGTATGGGACTTGCTCGAAAAAGGATTACTCTCCCAAAATCTCAGTCCTCTATCAAAACAGCAATTAATTAAAATCTTGCATCATCAACTATGCTTTAACCAAGAAAAAGTGAGTGTTTTAACTGCCATTGATAAAGCTATTTCCTCTTTACAAATTACACTTATTCAAAAAAATGCAGCATTATTGCAGTTACCTGAAATCGATATATTGCAGGAATATCAATATGAGTGA
- the cas9 gene encoding type II CRISPR RNA-guided endonuclease Cas9 (Cas9, originally named Csn1, is the large, multifunctional signature protein of type II CRISPR/Cas systems. It is well known even to general audiences because its RNA-guided endonuclease activity has made it a popular tool for custom editing of eukaryotic genomes.), whose translation MENKNLHYILGLDLGIASVGWAVVEIDKEENPLCLIDVGVRTFERAEVPKTGESLALSRRLARSARRLTQRRVARLKKAKRLLKLENILLSTDERLPHQVWQLRVEGLDRKLKRQEWAAVLLHLIKHRGYLSQRKNESKSENKELGALLSGVASNHELLQQTTYRTPAELAVKKFEVEEGHIRNQQGAYTHTFSRLDLLAEMELLFSRQQHFGNPFASEKLLENLTALLMWQKPALSGEAILKMLGKCTFEDEYKAAKNTYTAERFVWITKLNNLRIQENGLERALNDNERLILIEQPYEKAKLTYAQVRSILNLSDEAIFKGLRYSGEDKKAIETKTTLMEMKAYHQIRKVLEGNNLKAEWTELKENSTLLDEIGTAFSLYKTDEDISTYLAGKLSQPVLNALLENLSFDKFIQLSLKALYKLLPLMQQGLRYDEACHEMYGDHYGKKTYGKKTEENHYFLPQIPADEIRNPVVLRTLTQARKVINGVVRLYGSPARIHIETGREVGKSYKDRRELEKRQEENRKQRENAIKEFKEYFPHFAGEPKAKDILKMRLYKQQNAKCLYSGKPIELHRLLEKGYVEVDHALPFSRTWDDSFNNKVLVLANENQNKGNLTPFEWLDGKHNSERWRAFKALVETSAFPYAKKQRILSQKLDEKGFIERNLNDTRYVARFLCNFIADNMHLTGEGKRKVFASNGQITALLRSRWGLAKSREDNERHHALDAVVVACSTVAMQQKITRFVRFEAGDVFTGERIDRETGEIIPLHFPTPWQFFKQEVEIRIFSDNPKLELENRLPDRPQANHEFVQPLFVSRMPTRKMTGQGHMETVKSAKRLNEGISVIKMPLTKLKLKDLELMVNREREKDLYDALKARLEAFNDDPAKAFAEPFIKKGGAIVKSVRVEQVQKSGVLVREGNGVADNASMVRVDVFTKDGKYFLVPIYTWQVAKGILPNKAATQYKDEEDWEVMDNSAIFKFSLHPNDLVKLVTKKKTILGYFNGLDRATGNIAIKEHDLEKSKAKGGIHQGVGIKLALSFEKYQIDELGKNIRLCNPSKCQSVR comes from the coding sequence ATGGAAAATAAGAACTTGCATTATATCCTTGGCTTAGATCTTGGCATTGCCTCTGTTGGTTGGGCTGTTGTTGAAATTGATAAAGAGGAAAATCCCCTATGCTTAATTGACGTTGGGGTGCGTACATTTGAACGAGCCGAAGTACCAAAAACAGGGGAAAGTCTAGCATTATCTCGCCGTTTAGCCCGCTCCGCTCGTCGATTAACTCAGCGTCGCGTTGCTCGCCTGAAAAAAGCAAAACGACTTCTAAAATTAGAAAATATCCTATTATCCACTGATGAACGTCTTCCTCATCAAGTTTGGCAGCTACGTGTCGAAGGTCTAGATCGTAAACTAAAACGCCAAGAATGGGCTGCTGTGTTATTACATTTAATTAAGCACCGTGGTTATTTATCTCAGCGTAAAAATGAAAGTAAAAGCGAAAATAAAGAGCTAGGCGCGTTATTAAGCGGTGTAGCCAGTAACCATGAATTACTGCAACAAACTACATATCGCACGCCTGCAGAACTTGCTGTAAAAAAATTTGAGGTCGAAGAAGGCCATATCCGTAACCAACAAGGCGCCTATACTCACACGTTTAGCCGACTAGACTTACTCGCCGAAATGGAACTCCTCTTCTCTCGTCAACAACACTTTGGTAATCCATTTGCTTCAGAAAAATTATTAGAAAATTTGACAGCACTTTTAATGTGGCAAAAGCCTGCCCTATCTGGTGAAGCCATTTTAAAAATGCTCGGTAAATGTACTTTTGAAGATGAATATAAGGCAGCTAAAAACACCTATACTGCAGAACGTTTTGTTTGGATAACAAAATTAAATAATTTACGTATTCAAGAAAATGGCTTAGAGCGTGCTTTAAATGATAATGAACGTTTAATTCTAATCGAACAACCTTATGAAAAAGCTAAATTAACTTATGCACAAGTACGTTCAATACTAAATTTATCTGATGAGGCAATCTTTAAAGGTCTCCGTTATTCCGGTGAAGATAAAAAAGCCATTGAAACCAAAACAACACTGATGGAAATGAAAGCCTATCACCAAATTCGTAAGGTATTGGAAGGTAATAACCTAAAAGCTGAATGGACGGAATTAAAGGAAAATTCAACATTATTAGATGAAATTGGCACAGCGTTTTCATTATATAAAACTGATGAAGACATCAGTACTTACTTAGCAGGAAAACTCTCTCAGCCTGTATTAAATGCCTTATTGGAAAATCTTAGTTTTGATAAATTTATCCAATTATCTCTTAAAGCTTTATATAAACTTCTGCCATTAATGCAACAAGGACTACGCTATGACGAGGCTTGTCATGAAATGTATGGCGATCATTATGGTAAAAAAACATATGGTAAAAAAACAGAAGAAAACCATTACTTCTTACCACAGATTCCAGCTGATGAAATTCGTAATCCTGTGGTTTTACGAACACTCACGCAGGCTCGTAAAGTGATTAATGGTGTAGTGCGATTATATGGTTCGCCAGCTCGTATTCATATTGAAACGGGACGCGAAGTCGGCAAATCTTACAAAGATCGTCGTGAACTAGAAAAACGTCAGGAAGAAAATCGTAAACAGCGTGAAAACGCAATCAAGGAATTTAAAGAATACTTCCCTCATTTTGCAGGTGAACCTAAAGCCAAAGACATTTTAAAAATGCGACTTTATAAGCAACAAAATGCAAAATGTTTATATTCCGGCAAACCTATCGAATTACACCGTTTATTAGAAAAAGGCTATGTAGAAGTCGATCATGCCTTGCCATTCTCCCGCACTTGGGATGATAGCTTCAACAATAAAGTACTAGTGCTTGCTAATGAAAATCAAAACAAAGGCAATTTAACCCCTTTTGAATGGCTAGATGGTAAACATAACAGCGAACGCTGGAGAGCTTTCAAAGCATTAGTTGAAACCAGTGCATTCCCTTATGCGAAAAAACAACGCATCCTAAGCCAAAAGCTTGATGAAAAGGGCTTTATTGAACGTAACTTAAATGATACGCGCTACGTTGCTCGTTTCTTATGTAACTTTATTGCAGATAATATGCACTTAACAGGTGAAGGAAAACGCAAAGTATTTGCTTCCAACGGGCAAATTACTGCTTTACTTCGTAGTCGTTGGGGATTAGCAAAATCACGTGAAGACAATGAGCGCCATCACGCTTTAGATGCCGTTGTGGTTGCTTGCTCAACCGTCGCTATGCAGCAAAAAATCACACGTTTTGTTCGTTTTGAAGCAGGCGATGTATTCACTGGTGAACGAATAGATCGTGAAACGGGTGAAATTATTCCATTACACTTCCCTACACCATGGCAATTTTTCAAACAAGAAGTTGAAATCCGAATTTTTAGTGATAATCCTAAACTAGAGCTAGAAAATAGATTGCCAGATCGTCCACAAGCAAATCATGAATTTGTCCAACCTCTGTTTGTATCTCGAATGCCAACACGCAAAATGACCGGTCAAGGACACATGGAAACCGTGAAATCCGCGAAACGTCTCAATGAAGGGATAAGCGTGATTAAAATGCCACTCACTAAATTAAAATTAAAAGATTTAGAATTGATGGTAAATCGTGAACGTGAAAAAGATCTTTATGATGCTTTAAAAGCTCGTCTAGAGGCGTTTAATGATGATCCTGCCAAAGCGTTTGCTGAACCTTTTATAAAAAAAGGCGGGGCTATTGTTAAATCAGTACGGGTAGAGCAAGTACAAAAATCTGGCGTATTAGTCCGTGAGGGTAATGGTGTCGCGGATAATGCTTCTATGGTGAGAGTAGATGTTTTCACTAAAGATGGAAAATATTTCCTTGTGCCAATTTATACCTGGCAAGTAGCTAAGGGTATTTTGCCTAATAAAGCTGCGACACAATATAAAGATGAGGAAGATTGGGAAGTGATGGATAACTCTGCAATTTTCAAATTTTCATTGCACCCAAATGACTTAGTAAAATTAGTCACTAAAAAGAAAACAATTTTGGGTTACTTTAATGGGCTTGACCGAGCAACAGGTAATATTGCTATTAAGGAACATGATCTAGAAAAATCTAAAGCAAAAGGCGGTATTCATCAAGGTGTTGGAATAAAACTAGCTCTTTCCTTTGAAAAATATCAAATAGATGAACTTGGGAAAAATATTCGTTTATGTAACCCAAGTAAATGCCAATCTGTTCGTTAA
- a CDS encoding DedA family protein yields the protein MELLISFFTDYGYWAVFFVLIICGFGVPIPEDITLVSGGVIAGLYPESVNSHLMLLVSLIGVLAGDSCMYWLGRYYGARILRFKLIRKVVTLQRLRMVREKFAQYGSRVLFVARFLPGLRAPIYIVSGITRKVSYPHFVFIDFCAAIISVPIWVYLGEFGAKNLDWLHAQIQKGQTIIYILIIALAAFLFWKWKRSKKQTKSDK from the coding sequence ATGGAATTATTGATTAGCTTTTTTACCGATTACGGTTATTGGGCGGTATTTTTTGTTTTAATTATTTGCGGTTTCGGAGTACCGATTCCGGAAGATATCACCCTTGTTTCCGGCGGCGTCATTGCAGGACTTTACCCGGAAAGCGTCAATTCCCATTTAATGCTATTGGTCAGTTTGATCGGTGTACTGGCCGGCGATTCCTGCATGTATTGGCTTGGCCGCTACTATGGCGCCCGCATCCTCCGCTTTAAATTAATCCGCAAAGTAGTGACCTTACAACGCCTGCGTATGGTACGTGAAAAATTCGCTCAATACGGTTCAAGAGTGCTCTTTGTCGCGCGCTTCCTACCGGGTTTACGGGCACCAATTTACATTGTTTCTGGCATCACCCGTAAAGTGAGCTACCCACACTTCGTATTTATCGACTTCTGTGCCGCCATTATTTCCGTACCGATTTGGGTATACCTTGGTGAATTCGGTGCCAAAAATCTCGACTGGTTACACGCCCAAATTCAAAAAGGCCAAACTATTATTTATATTTTAATCATCGCGCTGGCTGCTTTCTTATTTTGGAAATGGAAAAGATCAAAAAAACAAACAAAATCAGATAAGTAA
- the rplY gene encoding 50S ribosomal protein L25 — translation MAFKFNAEVRSAQGKGASRRLRHNGQIPAIVYGGSEAPVSVILNHDEVNNAQVHDSFYSDVITLVIEGKEVAVKVQAMQRHPFKPKLVHIDFKRA, via the coding sequence ATGGCATTTAAATTCAACGCTGAAGTTCGTTCTGCGCAAGGTAAGGGTGCGAGCCGCCGCCTGCGTCACAATGGTCAAATCCCTGCAATCGTTTATGGTGGCAGCGAAGCGCCTGTTTCCGTTATCTTAAACCATGACGAAGTAAACAACGCGCAAGTTCACGACAGCTTCTATTCCGATGTAATCACCCTTGTGATCGAAGGCAAAGAAGTGGCTGTAAAAGTGCAAGCGATGCAACGTCACCCGTTCAAACCAAAATTGGTTCACATTGACTTCAAACGCGCATAA
- a CDS encoding SPFH domain-containing protein translates to MKKSIMHIAIAAAIASSLSACSPFSVDEGEIGLITRYGEIQETKSAGLHWRSWLEDDVVFSTREQKVTIGRFDDFGDVTSGVAAYTRDTQTVTTALTITFKLTDPVAVYKNYRNTENMINQLLEPRSRQALEIVFSRYSAQLALENRAQLTNDITAQIREAVQGYPLEITSVQSVINFNKEYERRVEESVQKNVAIQTEERNLIIQQKKAEIARVDAQAKADAEIIQAKADAEKVRLAGEAEAAAIRAKAEALKENRQLVELTAAEKWNGVLPTTMTPNGTVPFIKLNQ, encoded by the coding sequence ATGAAAAAATCAATCATGCATATTGCAATTGCAGCTGCTATTGCTTCATCACTATCAGCCTGTTCTCCATTCTCCGTTGACGAGGGAGAAATCGGATTAATCACCCGTTACGGTGAAATCCAAGAAACCAAATCCGCCGGTTTGCATTGGCGAAGCTGGCTTGAAGATGATGTAGTGTTCAGCACGCGTGAACAAAAAGTGACTATCGGAAGATTTGATGATTTTGGTGATGTCACCTCCGGTGTTGCCGCTTATACCCGCGATACCCAAACTGTCACTACGGCATTAACTATTACATTTAAATTAACCGATCCGGTGGCGGTGTATAAAAACTACCGCAACACAGAAAATATGATCAACCAACTGCTTGAACCTCGTAGCCGTCAAGCATTAGAGATCGTTTTCTCCCGCTATTCTGCGCAGTTGGCATTAGAAAATCGGGCACAATTAACCAACGATATTACGGCGCAAATTCGTGAGGCGGTACAAGGCTATCCACTTGAAATTACCTCCGTACAAAGCGTGATTAATTTCAACAAAGAATATGAAAGACGCGTGGAAGAAAGTGTTCAAAAGAACGTGGCAATCCAAACCGAAGAGCGTAATTTAATTATCCAACAGAAGAAAGCCGAGATTGCCCGTGTTGATGCGCAAGCAAAAGCCGATGCGGAAATTATCCAAGCAAAAGCTGACGCAGAAAAAGTTCGCTTAGCCGGTGAAGCCGAAGCGGCAGCCATTCGCGCTAAAGCTGAAGCATTAAAAGAAAACCGCCAATTGGTAGAATTAACTGCAGCCGAAAAATGGAATGGCGTACTACCAACAACCATGACGCCAAATGGAACCGTACCATTTATTAAACTAAATCAATAA
- the truA gene encoding tRNA pseudouridine(38-40) synthase TruA, whose amino-acid sequence MKIALGVEYNGAAYYGWQRQESAPSVQGALEKALSTIANQSIEVFCAGRTDSGVHGTGQVVHFETDVLRPEKAWAFGTNANLPDDIAVRWAKQVDEDFHARFSAEFRRYRYILYCDKLRPAILPAGVTHCHWDLDEQKMHAAGQLLLGENDFSSFRAAQCQSRSPWRNVHHLTVSRYGRYVVVDIQANAFVHHMVRNIVGSLLEVGAGHQPVAWIGELLAQKDRRLAAPTAKPYGLYLVQVGYPARFAIPQTPLGPLFLSD is encoded by the coding sequence ATGAAAATAGCCCTCGGTGTGGAATATAACGGTGCGGCCTATTATGGTTGGCAACGGCAGGAGAGTGCACCTTCGGTGCAAGGGGCATTGGAAAAGGCACTTTCCACGATCGCTAATCAATCGATTGAGGTGTTTTGTGCCGGTCGTACCGATAGCGGCGTGCATGGAACCGGTCAGGTCGTGCATTTTGAAACCGATGTGTTACGACCAGAAAAGGCTTGGGCTTTTGGTACCAATGCAAATTTACCCGATGATATAGCAGTACGTTGGGCGAAGCAGGTTGATGAGGATTTTCATGCCCGTTTTTCCGCTGAATTTCGCCGTTACCGCTATATTTTATATTGCGATAAATTGCGTCCTGCCATTTTACCAGCGGGGGTCACCCATTGCCATTGGGATTTAGATGAGCAAAAAATGCATGCCGCGGGGCAGTTGTTATTGGGAGAAAATGATTTTTCCAGTTTTCGTGCTGCGCAATGCCAATCCCGCTCGCCTTGGCGTAACGTACATCATTTAACAGTCAGTCGTTATGGGCGTTATGTGGTAGTAGATATTCAGGCGAATGCCTTTGTGCACCATATGGTGCGCAATATTGTCGGTAGTTTGTTGGAAGTCGGTGCTGGACATCAGCCAGTAGCCTGGATTGGTGAATTATTGGCGCAAAAAGATCGCCGTCTAGCGGCCCCTACCGCAAAACCGTATGGACTTTATTTGGTGCAAGTGGGGTATCCGGCACGCTTTGCGATTCCCCAAACTCCGCTAGGTCCGTTGTTCTTATCCGACTAG
- the accD gene encoding acetyl-CoA carboxylase, carboxyltransferase subunit beta — translation MSWIDRIFSKGTSSSSRKANVPEGVWTKCTSCEQVLYGEEVKRNLYVCPKCGHHMRIDARERLLSLLDEGSSHELSADLEPKDILKFRDLKKYKDRLSAAQKDTGENDALITMQGTLYNMPVVVAASNFAFMGGSMGSVVGAKFVRAAEKAMELNCPFVCFSASGGARMQEALFSLMQMAKTSAVLAKMREQGVPFISVLTDPTLGGVSASFAMLGDVNIAEPKALIGFAGPRVIEQTVREKLPEGFQRSEFLLEKGAIDMIVKRGEMRRTLADLLSKMTNQPSPFKEAEIVEHV, via the coding sequence ATGAGCTGGATTGATCGAATTTTTAGCAAGGGCACTTCCTCTTCCTCACGTAAAGCTAACGTGCCGGAAGGTGTGTGGACCAAATGTACTTCTTGCGAACAAGTGTTATACGGTGAAGAAGTCAAACGCAATCTTTATGTTTGCCCGAAATGTGGCCATCATATGCGAATCGATGCGCGCGAACGTCTTTTATCTCTATTGGACGAAGGCTCAAGCCATGAGTTGTCGGCGGATCTTGAACCGAAAGATATTCTTAAATTTAGAGATTTGAAAAAATATAAGGATCGTCTTTCTGCCGCACAAAAAGATACTGGTGAAAATGATGCTTTGATTACTATGCAAGGTACACTTTACAACATGCCGGTTGTTGTTGCTGCATCAAACTTTGCCTTTATGGGCGGTTCAATGGGCTCGGTAGTTGGTGCTAAGTTTGTGAGAGCGGCAGAAAAAGCGATGGAATTAAATTGTCCGTTTGTGTGTTTTTCTGCTAGTGGCGGTGCGCGTATGCAAGAAGCGTTATTCTCTCTCATGCAAATGGCTAAAACCAGCGCGGTATTGGCAAAAATGCGTGAACAAGGTGTGCCTTTTATTTCTGTACTAACCGATCCAACCTTAGGCGGTGTGTCAGCCAGTTTTGCTATGTTGGGTGATGTGAATATTGCCGAACCAAAAGCCTTAATTGGTTTTGCCGGCCCACGGGTTATTGAACAAACCGTACGGGAAAAATTACCGGAAGGTTTCCAACGTAGTGAATTCCTATTGGAAAAAGGTGCGATTGACATGATCGTCAAACGTGGTGAGATGCGCCGTACCTTGGCCGATTTATTAAGTAAAATGACCAATCAACCGTCTCCTTTTAAAGAAGCCGAAATTGTTGAACATGTTTAA
- the folC gene encoding bifunctional tetrahydrofolate synthase/dihydrofolate synthase — MFKRNTQLKATSPLAEWLYYLENSHSKVIDLGLERIRRVADELDLRTPAPFVITVGGTNGKGTTCRLLETLLINHGLRVGVYSSPHLLRYNERVRVQGEELPDAAHCASFAFIENTRSESLSYFEFSTLSALHLFKQAKLDVVILEVGLGGRLDATNIVDSDIAVITSIDIDHTDFLGDSREQIAFEKAGIFRAGKPVVIGEPDVPQSMLAQAEQLQCMVFRRGKDWMFESGQESWSWHCADIQWENLPLCRIPLANAATVLAVVHQLPFAITSQNIRKSLQDVELTGRFQSLNDAQRHRLSVNLGCALASLPELILDVGHNPHAAGFLAEKLAGLKDQGKIIAVCGMLKDKDAEAVFTRLQGLIEQWICVTLQGPRGQTADELQAKLYSTQPNAKSQLADSVAEGVERAIAQATPQDKVLVFGSFHTVGEFLQML, encoded by the coding sequence ATGTTTAAACGAAACACGCAATTAAAAGCCACTTCGCCACTCGCCGAGTGGCTTTATTATTTAGAAAATAGCCATAGCAAAGTAATTGATCTTGGCTTAGAACGAATTCGTCGGGTTGCTGATGAATTGGATTTACGCACACCTGCGCCTTTTGTGATTACTGTGGGGGGAACGAATGGTAAAGGTACCACTTGCCGTCTATTAGAAACCCTGTTAATCAATCATGGATTGCGGGTTGGCGTATATTCCTCACCGCATTTGTTACGTTATAACGAGCGCGTGCGTGTTCAAGGGGAAGAATTACCCGATGCCGCCCATTGTGCCTCTTTTGCATTTATTGAAAATACTCGAAGCGAATCCCTAAGCTATTTTGAGTTTAGTACGTTATCGGCATTACATTTGTTTAAGCAGGCCAAATTGGATGTGGTAATTTTAGAAGTCGGATTAGGCGGTCGTTTGGATGCCACCAATATCGTGGATAGCGATATTGCTGTGATTACCAGCATTGATATCGATCACACCGATTTCTTAGGTGATAGCCGTGAGCAAATCGCCTTTGAAAAAGCCGGCATTTTCCGTGCCGGAAAACCTGTGGTGATTGGTGAACCTGATGTGCCGCAATCCATGTTAGCTCAGGCTGAGCAGTTGCAATGTATGGTATTTCGTCGTGGTAAAGATTGGATGTTTGAGTCTGGGCAGGAAAGCTGGTCATGGCATTGTGCCGATATCCAATGGGAGAATTTACCACTGTGTCGTATTCCACTGGCAAATGCCGCAACAGTCTTAGCGGTAGTGCACCAATTACCTTTTGCTATTACTTCGCAGAATATTCGAAAATCGTTGCAGGATGTGGAATTGACCGGACGTTTTCAATCCTTAAATGATGCTCAACGACACCGCCTGAGTGTCAATTTAGGCTGTGCCTTAGCATCCTTACCTGAATTAATTTTAGATGTGGGACATAATCCGCATGCGGCAGGTTTTTTAGCCGAAAAATTAGCCGGATTAAAAGACCAAGGAAAAATTATTGCGGTTTGTGGCATGCTCAAAGATAAGGATGCAGAAGCGGTATTTACCCGTCTTCAGGGATTAATCGAGCAATGGATTTGCGTGACCTTGCAAGGACCTCGCGGACAAACAGCCGATGAGCTACAAGCAAAATTGTACTCGACTCAACCGAATGCTAAGTCACAATTAGCTGATAGTGTTGCTGAAGGTGTTGAACGAGCAATCGCCCAAGCAACGCCGCAGGATAAGGTGTTGGTATTTGGCTCTTTCCATACCGTTGGTGAGTTTCTGCAGATGCTTTAG